Proteins co-encoded in one Cercospora beticola chromosome 7, complete sequence genomic window:
- a CDS encoding uncharacterized protein (BUSCO:EOG09265JNA): MQSLRFQIPRAARAFSTTPARPLAKMQLIGRLADVPELVPTSTGREIVKYAIGVSEGPRDENGQRGVSWFKVASFQDGPQRDLLLSLPKGSHIYVEAEARMNTYDTEAGKRTSLNLLQRNFELLQRPKNTEDANAAEQTS; the protein is encoded by the exons ATGCAGTCCCTGCGATTCCAGATTCCTCGCGCTGCGCGCGCATTCTCGACGACACCCGCCCGACCTCTTGCGAAGATGCAGCTCATTGGCCGTTTGGCTGATGTTCCAGAACTCGTTCCTACTTCGACTGGTCGCGAAATTGTAAAATATGCAATCGGCGTCAGCGAGGGCCCAAGAGATGAGAATGGACAACGCGGAGTTAGCTGGTTCAAGGTTGCGAGCTTTCAAGATGGTCCTCAGAGAGACCTGTTGCTCAGCCTGCCTAAAGG AAGCCACATCTACGTTGAGGCAGAGGCTCGCATGAACACTTACGACACCGAGGCCGGCAAGCGCACATCACTGAACCTTTTGCAAC GCAACTTCGAACTCCTTCAGAGGCCAAAGAACACCGAGGACGCCAATGCTGCCGAACAGACCTCGTAA
- a CDS encoding uncharacterized protein (BUSCO:EOG09265B1X) codes for MSDDPFQEAQADILALLQQTRPLLQSYLRIRSTASSPSAPELVEARDELEGTLTDLSTDLQDLVDSVRAVEGDPYKYGLDVPEVQRRRKLVEDVGREVEDMRKQLNQTVSAADNLAHPDSFGNADGDDDDDYGAWEEQRQMEIMHEQDEALDGVFQTVGNLRMQADTMGRELEEQAELLEDTENITDRVAGKLGTGMKKIRYVIEKNEDRWSGCCISMLIVVLIILLILVIVV; via the exons ATGTCAGACGATCCCTTTCAAGAAGCTCAGGCAGACATCCTCGCCTTGCTCCAACAAACGAGGCCACTGCTGCAATCCTATTTGCGCATTCGATCCAcagcatcttctccatctgctcCAGAACTAGTCGAGGCTAGAGATGAGCTCGAGGGCACGCTCACAGACCTTTCCACCGATCTACAGGACTTGGTCGACTCCGTGAGAGCAGTAGAGGGCGATCCATACAAGTATGGCCTCGATGTGCCCGAAGTCCAGCGACGACGGAAGCTGGTAGAAGATGTGGGACGCGAGGTAGAGGATATGCGCAAGCAGTTGAATCAGACTGTCAGTGCTGCGGACAATTTGGCGCATCCAGACTCCTTTGGCAATGCAGACggggacgacgacgatgactacGGAGCTTGGGAAGAGCAGCGACAGATGGAGATAATGCATGAGCAAGACGAGGCACTGGATGGCGTCTTTCAGACTGTCGGCAATCTTAGAATGCAGGCTGATACGATGGGACGCGAACTGGAGGAGCAGGCCGAACTGCTTGAGGATACTGAGAACATCACAGACCGAGTGGCAGGCAAGCTGGGGACTGGCATGAAGAAAATACGATATGTCATTGAGAAGAACGAGG ATCGCTGGTCTGGTTGCTGCATATCGATGCTCATCGtggtcctcatcatcctacTTATACTGGTCATCGTTGTTTGA
- the YOP1 gene encoding ER membrane protein DP1/Yop1 (BUSCO:EOG09264USX), producing MSSSGSVQERAQYHLSQLDKELSKYPALNNFEQQTSVPKVYVILGLGALYFFLVFFNIAGEFLVNTAGFAIPAYYSLQALFTSGKADDSQWLTYWVVYAFLTVLESAINAVYWFPFYYTFKFILVLWMSLPQTGGAQVVFRSLLQPLFARFFNEDPSANLKAKVNATKAQ from the exons atgTCTTCATCCGGTTCCGTCCAGGAACG GGCTCAGTACCACCTGTCTCAGCTCGATAAGGAG CTCAGCAAATACCCCGCCCTCAACAACTTCGAGCAGCAGACCAGCGTCCCAAAGGTCTATGTCATCCTCGGACTTGGTGCACTctacttcttcctcgtcttctttaACATTGCCGGCGAGTTCTTGGTCAACACTGCTGGTTTCGCCATTCCAGCATACTACTCTCTTCAAGCCCTCTTCACCAGCGGCAAGGCCGATGACAGCCAATGGCTTACC TACTGGGTGGTGTACGCCTTCTTGACTGTGCTTGAGTCGGCCATCAACGCTGTCTACTGGTTCCCCTTCTACTACACCTTCAagttcatcctcgtcctctggaTGTCCCTTCCACAGACTGG TGGCGCCCAAGTCGTCTTCCGGTCGCTCCTCCAGCCACTTTTCGCCCGCTTCTTCAACGAGGACCCATCCGCCAATCTCAAGGCCAAGGTAAACGCAACCAAGGCGCAGTAG